CGCAAAGCCTTTAATTTGGCTAAAAAACATTATGGCCTCGACCTGAACCTGGCTGATATATCCAGAAATGAAGATAAACACCCGGAAGTATATGAGATGATCAGTCAGGCAGATACCATTGGCGTATTCCAGATTGAGAGCCGGGCGCAGATGTCTATGCTTCCACGTTTAAAGCCCAAAAAATTTTATGATCTGGTGGTTGAGGTAGCTATTGTTCGTCCGGGCCCTATCCAGGGAGATATGGTGCATCCCTACTTATTGAGGAGACAAGACCCAAGTCTTATAAAGTATCCTCCTAAACTGGAAAACATATTAAAAAGGACAAACGGTGTTCCGCTTTTTCAGGAACAGGCTATGGAAATTGCCATTGTCGCCGCTGGCTTTACCCCTGCAGAAGCAGATGAACTGAGGCGTAGTATGGCCACTTTTAAATCGCATGGTAAGGTTAGTATATTCAGGCAGAAGCTGGTGGATGGCATGGTAGGCAATGGCTATGAAAAAGCGTTTGCAGAAAGGGTATTTAAACAGATTGAAGGTTTCGGTAGCTACGGTTTTCCCGAGAGCCATGCAGCCAGTTTCGCCCTTTTAGTATATGTATCTTCCTGGATAAAATGCTATTATCCTGATATTTTTGCGGCGGCCATCCTCAACAGTTTACCTATGGGCTTTTACCAGCCTGCGCAATTGGTGATTGATGCTCGCAAGCATGGTGTGGAAGTTAGGCCTGTAGATATAAATTATTCTTTTTGGGATTATGTACTGGAAGAGCAGGCAGGAAAATACAGGGCGCTCCGGTTGGGTTTTAGACAAGTAAACGGTCTGAATATAGAGGACATGGAGTTATTGGTAGCCCACCGTAAGAAACCTTATAGTAATATTACACAATTGCTTAACATCGGTCTTTCTATTTCCTGCTTAGAAAAACTGGCTGATGCCGATGCTTTCCGCTCTATTGGCCTCGACCGGCGGCAGGCTTTATGGGAGATTGCTGCCCTGGCTGATAGTCCTCTTGCCTTGTTTGAAGGACAACCTTCCCAAAGTATGCTGGAACCACAGATTACCTTGCCACTCTTAACGAGTGGCGAACATGTGGTGCAGGATTACGTCAGCACATCCCTTTCACTAAAAGCACATCCACTTAATCTTTTACGCCAGCAACTGGACTTATTAAAGGTAACCAGTACCAGAGATCTTGACGCAGTACCCGATGGTGCACAAGTAAAAGTGGCCGGACTGATACTCATCAGGCAACGACCCGGTACGGCCAAAGGAGTCTGCTTTATTACCATAGAAGATGAAACAGGCTACTCTAACGTAATAGTTTGGGAGAATTTATTTAATACCTACCGCAAGGAAATACTTACCGCCCGCTTACTCATGGTAGAAGGAATGTTGCAGAGAGAGGGCAAAGTGGTACATATTGTGGCTAAACGTTGCTTTGATCTTTCGGGACTTTTGCGGCAACTAAAAGGCAACAGCAGTGCTAGTGGTGTTTATGGAAAGAAGGAAGTTTTTCATAAAGGAAGGAATTTTAAGTGATCTGACCTGAAACCTACTTAAATAGACGCTCTCTCTTTCTGTTTGAGAGATTTACGTTTGATCGTTTTAATGATTTACAAAAAAACCCTCTAAATGGATATATTTAGAGGGTTTTTGAACGGATTTGCTACCGTTATTGTCGGGGTGGCAGGATTCGAACCTACGACCTCCACATCCCAAATGTGGCGCGATACCGGGCTACGCTACACCCCGATTAGGTATCATCTTTTTTAATACTCTGGAGGAGTATTCCTTTTGAGTGGGACAAATGTAGAGCTAAATTCCCCATCTTGCAAGTTTTTTTTAACAAAAATTGCAAAGAAATTATAACTTTTTATAAATCAAACCATTATTTTTTGTTTCCTATTTAAGATTTAACAAAAAACATAAATTTTAAAGATTATAACCATCAAGTTGAAACAAAATATATGATAATAAATAGTCTGAAAAATAAAAAAGACCGGTTAAAAACCAGTCTTCTTCTATTCTTTAAAAAAGGTTTTAGTCATTTTTTGCTGTCGCTTTCTTTGCTGCAGGCTTTTTAGCTGCTTTTGGCTTCTTCTCCACCACTTCCTCTGCTACCGCAACTTCTTCTTGTGTTAGCTCTTGTTCTTTAGCCTCTTCACTCACTTCATCAAATAACGGAGTAGTTTTTATGATAGAGAACCAATTGATAATTTTTTTGATATCAGAATTGTAAACTTTTTCAGTATCGTGGTTAGGTACAATTTCTGTAAAGAATGCTCTTAATACTTTAGG
This genomic interval from Pseudopedobacter saltans DSM 12145 contains the following:
- a CDS encoding DUF5606 family protein, giving the protein MNIAGLVAVSGKPGLYKLVGQNKSGFILESLDEQKTKLVVNMSTSKLASLEDITIYSDDDDIRLKDVFETIKAYQGSIPEAKEDPKVLRAFFTEIVPNHDTEKVYNSDIKKIINWFSIIKTTPLFDEVSEEAKEQELTQEEVAVAEEVVEKKPKAAKKPAAKKATAKND